The following are encoded together in the Pungitius pungitius chromosome 7, fPunPun2.1, whole genome shotgun sequence genome:
- the LOC119216915 gene encoding C2 calcium-dependent domain-containing protein 4C: MWVLDKIRGTVETGVLRHGENGDKKGVPYSNVLTPDKIPDFFIPPKLVCGPPEPEIPNLPPKEGPKPSTSELTVNSGKKISSPRSPRLVAKIAGDTKNLLRAANRHIIQIESADDVGDTNADPQSQTAMSLPYVPKTQTPYGFATLKESPHTRRKESLFHCELTSPITSPNPQRKTHGRGGEGGANHLNPADCNTSHMNPYRYFSGGESDTCSSAESSPFSSPLLSRSASLLKIFTHDTQAKVVKAKRSFARHSSLSTDECSSAEPSPNVQRRLHAPSLHGAGGSDHGLHREHTVNLHKGGSLRISANYDSGTSRLLIRVLVAESLYDKHFDIKSINCCVSVYLNPGKQQKQRSNIIKNSRKPVFNEDFFFDSIGSVQVKNLLVKFKVVNKGTSLKRDNLLGEREVPLTKLLSGV, translated from the coding sequence ATGTGGGTTCTGGATAAGATCCGCGGGACGGTGGAGACCGGCGTGCTGCGTCACGGTGAGAACGGAGACAAGAAAGGCGTCCCGTACAGCAACGTCCTCACCCCCGACAAGATCCCGGACTTTTTCATTCCCCCGAAGCTGGTCTGCGGCCCCCCGGAGCCCGAGATTCCCAATCTCCCGCCCAAAGAAGGCCCGAAACCCTCGACCTCGGAGCTGACTGTCAACAGCGGGAAGAAGATCAGCAGCCCGAGAAGTCCGCGCCTGGTGGCGAAGATCGCAGGAGACACCAAGAACCTGCTGAGGGCAGCGAACCGTCACATCATACAGATAGAGAGCGCGGATGATGTTGGAGACACCAACGCAGACCCCCAGTCGCAGACAGCGATGTCTCTGCCCTATGTGCCCAAGACTCAAACCCCGTATGGCTTTGCGACCTTGAAGGAGAGCCCTCACACTCGCCGCAAAGAGTCCCTTTTCCACTGCGAGCTCACCAGTCCCATCACCTCCCCAAACCCCCAGAGGAAGACGCATGGGAgaggcggcgaggggggggcaaACCACCTGAACCCGGCGGACTGCAACACCTCCCACATGAATCCCTACCGGTACTTCAGCGGCGGGGAGAGCGACACGTGCTCCTCGGCCGAGTCCTCTCCCTTCAGCTCCCCGCTGCTCTCCCGCTCCGCCTCCCTGCTCAAGATCTTCACCCACGACACGCAGGCCAAGGTCGTGAAAGCCAAGCGGTCGTTCGCCCGCCACAGCTCGCTCTCCACCGACGAGTGCAGCTCGGCCGAGCCCAGCCCCAACGTGCAGCGGCGGCTCCACGCGCCCTCCCTCCACGGCGCCGGGGGGTCGGACCACGGGCTCCACCGGGAGCACACCGTCAACCTGCACAAAGGCGGGTCGTTGAGGATCAGCGCCAACTACGACTCGGGCACCTCCCGCCTGCTCATCCGCGTCCTGGTGGCGGAGAGTCTTTACGACAAGCACTTTGACATCAAGAGCATCAACTGCTGCGTCTCCGTCTACCTGAACCCGGGAAAGCAGCAGAAGCAAAGGAGCAACATCATCAAGAACAGCCGCAAGCCGGTCTTCAACGAGGACTTCTTCTTTGACTCGATCGGCTCGGTTCAAGTGAAGAACCTGCTGGTGAAGTTCAAGGTGGTGAACAAAGGCACCAGCCTCAAGAGGGacaacctgctgggagagcGGGAGGTGCCTCTTACGAAGCTGCTCTCGGGGGTTTGA